A genomic region of Homalodisca vitripennis isolate AUS2020 chromosome 5, UT_GWSS_2.1, whole genome shotgun sequence contains the following coding sequences:
- the LOC124363283 gene encoding protein Malvolio-like isoform X4, which yields MASAIDTDEDGTVSIPVSKNDGFSLRKLWAFTGPGFLLCIPYMDPGNIENDLQCGVKAKYKILWIVLLSTLLALLMQRLSLRLGVVTGQHLAEMCYLQYPPLPRLFLWVMMEVAIIGSDMQEVIGTAIALYLLSNRLIPLWVGVVLTVVDTFMFLLLDRYGLRKLEIFFATLVAVMIFTFGYEMYSNQDDLQFWIAKPDGSEILQGLVTPWCEDCDGSVALQAIGIIGATITPHNLYLHSGLVKSRAVDRSKVSKIKEANLYFFWECMMGLSVSLTINIIVVSVFGHGLYQKTNADVMNLCLNSDVPHHNIFTNNTEIVELDIYKSGIFLGCQYGVLAMYIWGLGVLAAGEGSTMMGCYAGQLTMEGFLHLKWTKWKRVLFTRSVAILPTFMIAFYSTLPELSGLNDLLNAMFSIQIPFATLPLIAFTSNPQLMGQFVNGIFIKIFTSVVSVVVICINVFFVLSSWLSTALLNYWLLAALSLYCLVYFSMCGYLVLHMIANMTAADNTALSRALLCKTTWTNRNMQLWTM from the exons ATGGCGTCAGCAATTGACACAGATGAGGATGGCACAGTTAGTATACCTGTCAgtaaaaat GATGGCTTCTCTTTACGCAAGCTGTGGGCCTTCACCGGTCCAGGATTCCTGCTCTGTATCCCTTACATGGACCCAGGAAATATCGAGAATGACCTTCAATGTGGGGTGAAGGCTAAGTATAAG ATTCTATGGATAGTGCTGCTGTCGACTCTGCTTGCGTTGCTGATGCAGCGGCTGTCTCTGCGCCTGGGAGTGGTGACGGGTCAGCACCTGGCTGAGATGTGTTACCTGCAGTATCCACCTCTGCCCCGGCTCTTCCTCTGGGTCATGATGGAGGTGGCCATCATCGGCTCTGACATGCAGGAGGTCATCGGCACAGCCATCGCGCTCTATCTGCTCTCCAACAGACT TATCCCACTCTGGGTAGGGGTTGTGCTCACTGTTGTGGACACCTTCATGTTTCTGTTGCTGGACAGATACGGTTTACGCAAACTCGAGATATTCTTCGCAACCCTTGTTGCTGTTATGATCTTTACTTTCGGATACGAG ATGTATTCAAACCAAGACGATTTGCAGTTCTGGATAGCCAAACCTGATGGCTCTGAGATACTGCAAGGTCTGGTGACCCCATGGTGCGAGGACTGTGATGGATCAGTGGCACTTCAAGCCATCGGCATCATTGGAGCAACCATCACACCTCATAACCTCTACTTGCACTCAGGCCTTGTTAAG TCTCGTGCAGTGGATCGTTCCAAAGTATCAAAGATCAAGGAAGCCAACCTGTACTTCTTCTGGGAGTGTATGATGGGTCTGTCTGTGTCCCTCACCATCAACATCATCGTGGTCTCTGTGTTCGGCCATGGACTCTACCAGAAGACCAATGCTGACGTT ATGAACCTCTGTCTTAACAGTGATGTTCCTCAccataacatttttact AACAACACAGAGATAGTAGAACTGGACATCTACAAAAGTGGGATATTTCTGGGTTGCCAGTATGGGGTACTGGCAATGTACATCTGGGGATTAGGAGTTTTGGCGGCAGGGGAAGGCTCTACCATGATGGGTTGCTATGCTGGACAACTAACCATGGAG GGGTTTCTCCACCTGAAATGGACCAAGTGGAAGAGAGTACTGTTCACACGTTCAGTTGCCATCTTGCCAACATTCATGATAGCATTCTACAGCACCCTGCCCGAGCTCAGTGGGCTCAATGACCTACTCAACGCCATGTTCAGTATACAGATCCCCTTCGCCACTCTGCCACTCATTGCCTTCACAAGTAACCCTCAACTCATGGGCCAGTTCGTTAATGGCAT ATTCATCAAGATCTTTACGAGCGTGGTATCTGTGGTAGTAATCTGTATCAACGTGTTCTTCGTACTTTCCTCATGGCTCTCAACTGCTCTCTTGAACTACTGGCTGCTGGCAGCTCTTTCCCTCTACTGCCTCGTCTACTTCTCCATGTGTGGCTACCTTGTGCTACACATGATTGCCAACATGACAGCAGCTGAcaacacggcactctcacgtgcGCTTCTCTGCAAAACAACATGGACGAATCGGAATATGCAGTTGTGGACCATGTAA
- the LOC124363283 gene encoding protein Malvolio-like isoform X2: protein MSASDKSRQEGKRLVAVPDSDPSDASVQDGFSLRKLWAFTGPGFLLCIPYMDPGNIENDLQCGVKAKYKILWIVLLSTLLALLMQRLSLRLGVVTGQHLAEMCYLQYPPLPRLFLWVMMEVAIIGSDMQEVIGTAIALYLLSNRLIPLWVGVVLTVVDTFMFLLLDRYGLRKLEIFFATLVAVMIFTFGYEMYSNQDDLQFWIAKPDGSEILQGLVTPWCEDCDGSVALQAIGIIGATITPHNLYLHSGLVKSRAVDRSKVSKIKEANLYFFWECMMGLSVSLTINIIVVSVFGHGLYQKTNADVMNLCLNSDVPHHNIFTNNTEIVELDIYKSGIFLGCQYGVLAMYIWGLGVLAAGEGSTMMGCYAGQLTMEGFLHLKWTKWKRVLFTRSVAILPTFMIAFYSTLPELSGLNDLLNAMFSIQIPFATLPLIAFTSNPQLMGQFVNGIFIKIFTSVVSVVVICINVFFVLSSWLSTALLNYWLLAALSLYCLVYFSMCGYLVLHMIANMTAADNTALSRALLCKTTWTNRNMQLWTM, encoded by the exons ATGTCAGCATCAGACAAGTCACGACAGGAAGGAAAACGTCTCGTAGCGGTTCCTGATTCTGACCCCTCTGATGCTTCTGTTCAGGATGGCTTCTCTTTACGCAAGCTGTGGGCCTTCACCGGTCCAGGATTCCTGCTCTGTATCCCTTACATGGACCCAGGAAATATCGAGAATGACCTTCAATGTGGGGTGAAGGCTAAGTATAAG ATTCTATGGATAGTGCTGCTGTCGACTCTGCTTGCGTTGCTGATGCAGCGGCTGTCTCTGCGCCTGGGAGTGGTGACGGGTCAGCACCTGGCTGAGATGTGTTACCTGCAGTATCCACCTCTGCCCCGGCTCTTCCTCTGGGTCATGATGGAGGTGGCCATCATCGGCTCTGACATGCAGGAGGTCATCGGCACAGCCATCGCGCTCTATCTGCTCTCCAACAGACT TATCCCACTCTGGGTAGGGGTTGTGCTCACTGTTGTGGACACCTTCATGTTTCTGTTGCTGGACAGATACGGTTTACGCAAACTCGAGATATTCTTCGCAACCCTTGTTGCTGTTATGATCTTTACTTTCGGATACGAG ATGTATTCAAACCAAGACGATTTGCAGTTCTGGATAGCCAAACCTGATGGCTCTGAGATACTGCAAGGTCTGGTGACCCCATGGTGCGAGGACTGTGATGGATCAGTGGCACTTCAAGCCATCGGCATCATTGGAGCAACCATCACACCTCATAACCTCTACTTGCACTCAGGCCTTGTTAAG TCTCGTGCAGTGGATCGTTCCAAAGTATCAAAGATCAAGGAAGCCAACCTGTACTTCTTCTGGGAGTGTATGATGGGTCTGTCTGTGTCCCTCACCATCAACATCATCGTGGTCTCTGTGTTCGGCCATGGACTCTACCAGAAGACCAATGCTGACGTT ATGAACCTCTGTCTTAACAGTGATGTTCCTCAccataacatttttact AACAACACAGAGATAGTAGAACTGGACATCTACAAAAGTGGGATATTTCTGGGTTGCCAGTATGGGGTACTGGCAATGTACATCTGGGGATTAGGAGTTTTGGCGGCAGGGGAAGGCTCTACCATGATGGGTTGCTATGCTGGACAACTAACCATGGAG GGGTTTCTCCACCTGAAATGGACCAAGTGGAAGAGAGTACTGTTCACACGTTCAGTTGCCATCTTGCCAACATTCATGATAGCATTCTACAGCACCCTGCCCGAGCTCAGTGGGCTCAATGACCTACTCAACGCCATGTTCAGTATACAGATCCCCTTCGCCACTCTGCCACTCATTGCCTTCACAAGTAACCCTCAACTCATGGGCCAGTTCGTTAATGGCAT ATTCATCAAGATCTTTACGAGCGTGGTATCTGTGGTAGTAATCTGTATCAACGTGTTCTTCGTACTTTCCTCATGGCTCTCAACTGCTCTCTTGAACTACTGGCTGCTGGCAGCTCTTTCCCTCTACTGCCTCGTCTACTTCTCCATGTGTGGCTACCTTGTGCTACACATGATTGCCAACATGACAGCAGCTGAcaacacggcactctcacgtgcGCTTCTCTGCAAAACAACATGGACGAATCGGAATATGCAGTTGTGGACCATGTAA
- the LOC124363283 gene encoding protein Malvolio-like isoform X5 — protein MSASDKSRQEGKRLVAVPDSDPSDASVQDGFSLRKLWAFTGPGFLLCIPYMDPGNIENDLQCGVKAKYKILWIVLLSTLLALLMQRLSLRLGVVTGQHLAEMCYLQYPPLPRLFLWVMMEVAIIGSDMQEVIGTAIALYLLSNRLIPLWVGVVLTVVDTFMFLLLDRYGLRKLEIFFATLVAVMIFTFGYEFWIAKPDGSEILQGLVTPWCEDCDGSVALQAIGIIGATITPHNLYLHSGLVKSRAVDRSKVSKIKEANLYFFWECMMGLSVSLTINIIVVSVFGHGLYQKTNADVMNLCLNSDVPHHNIFTNNTEIVELDIYKSGIFLGCQYGVLAMYIWGLGVLAAGEGSTMMGCYAGQLTMEGFLHLKWTKWKRVLFTRSVAILPTFMIAFYSTLPELSGLNDLLNAMFSIQIPFATLPLIAFTSNPQLMGQFVNGIFIKIFTSVVSVVVICINVFFVLSSWLSTALLNYWLLAALSLYCLVYFSMCGYLVLHMIANMTAADNTALSRALLCKTTWTNRNMQLWTM, from the exons ATGTCAGCATCAGACAAGTCACGACAGGAAGGAAAACGTCTCGTAGCGGTTCCTGATTCTGACCCCTCTGATGCTTCTGTTCAGGATGGCTTCTCTTTACGCAAGCTGTGGGCCTTCACCGGTCCAGGATTCCTGCTCTGTATCCCTTACATGGACCCAGGAAATATCGAGAATGACCTTCAATGTGGGGTGAAGGCTAAGTATAAG ATTCTATGGATAGTGCTGCTGTCGACTCTGCTTGCGTTGCTGATGCAGCGGCTGTCTCTGCGCCTGGGAGTGGTGACGGGTCAGCACCTGGCTGAGATGTGTTACCTGCAGTATCCACCTCTGCCCCGGCTCTTCCTCTGGGTCATGATGGAGGTGGCCATCATCGGCTCTGACATGCAGGAGGTCATCGGCACAGCCATCGCGCTCTATCTGCTCTCCAACAGACT TATCCCACTCTGGGTAGGGGTTGTGCTCACTGTTGTGGACACCTTCATGTTTCTGTTGCTGGACAGATACGGTTTACGCAAACTCGAGATATTCTTCGCAACCCTTGTTGCTGTTATGATCTTTACTTTCGGATACGAG TTCTGGATAGCCAAACCTGATGGCTCTGAGATACTGCAAGGTCTGGTGACCCCATGGTGCGAGGACTGTGATGGATCAGTGGCACTTCAAGCCATCGGCATCATTGGAGCAACCATCACACCTCATAACCTCTACTTGCACTCAGGCCTTGTTAAG TCTCGTGCAGTGGATCGTTCCAAAGTATCAAAGATCAAGGAAGCCAACCTGTACTTCTTCTGGGAGTGTATGATGGGTCTGTCTGTGTCCCTCACCATCAACATCATCGTGGTCTCTGTGTTCGGCCATGGACTCTACCAGAAGACCAATGCTGACGTT ATGAACCTCTGTCTTAACAGTGATGTTCCTCAccataacatttttact AACAACACAGAGATAGTAGAACTGGACATCTACAAAAGTGGGATATTTCTGGGTTGCCAGTATGGGGTACTGGCAATGTACATCTGGGGATTAGGAGTTTTGGCGGCAGGGGAAGGCTCTACCATGATGGGTTGCTATGCTGGACAACTAACCATGGAG GGGTTTCTCCACCTGAAATGGACCAAGTGGAAGAGAGTACTGTTCACACGTTCAGTTGCCATCTTGCCAACATTCATGATAGCATTCTACAGCACCCTGCCCGAGCTCAGTGGGCTCAATGACCTACTCAACGCCATGTTCAGTATACAGATCCCCTTCGCCACTCTGCCACTCATTGCCTTCACAAGTAACCCTCAACTCATGGGCCAGTTCGTTAATGGCAT ATTCATCAAGATCTTTACGAGCGTGGTATCTGTGGTAGTAATCTGTATCAACGTGTTCTTCGTACTTTCCTCATGGCTCTCAACTGCTCTCTTGAACTACTGGCTGCTGGCAGCTCTTTCCCTCTACTGCCTCGTCTACTTCTCCATGTGTGGCTACCTTGTGCTACACATGATTGCCAACATGACAGCAGCTGAcaacacggcactctcacgtgcGCTTCTCTGCAAAACAACATGGACGAATCGGAATATGCAGTTGTGGACCATGTAA